In Coleofasciculus chthonoplastes PCC 7420, a single genomic region encodes these proteins:
- a CDS encoding glycosyltransferase: MKVLWITPYLGNHYGGPGKVIIEVVQEISKFNISVDVIATNANGKDRLDYTLKSWIVYKNYKIKYFPCWYRNDLIVSPSLLRWLISHRMNYDIIHTNTIFCPLISIAQWICRLSRIPYIVTPHGMLEPWALSHKAWKKKYYYALFEKPALQQASAIQVLASTEGENMKDLAFKTPRFVIPNGIYPPKFAKLANPDIFFHQFSITRNKTLILFLGRLDPKKGLDLLAPAFAKVHRQFPQTHLVIAGPDNIGFLPTAKRYFTQASCLDAVTFTGMLTGSLKYAALAAATLYVAPSYSEGFSISVLEGMASGLPCIITTGCNFPEAADAKAAHVVAIDTDAIADALIDCLNKPEQAKAMGTRAREFIFQNYTWEQAAKKLIRVYTAIIEGKPLPEDLTYSQ, from the coding sequence ATGAAGGTTTTATGGATTACTCCCTATTTGGGGAATCATTATGGGGGACCGGGAAAAGTTATTATCGAAGTTGTACAAGAAATTAGCAAATTTAATATATCTGTCGATGTGATTGCAACGAATGCCAATGGCAAAGATAGATTAGATTATACTCTAAAATCATGGATTGTATACAAAAATTATAAAATCAAGTATTTTCCGTGTTGGTATAGAAACGACTTAATTGTCAGCCCATCTTTACTCCGGTGGCTCATTAGCCATAGAATGAACTACGACATAATTCACACAAATACTATTTTTTGTCCTCTGATTTCTATTGCCCAATGGATATGTAGGCTCTCCAGAATTCCTTACATTGTCACACCCCATGGCATGCTAGAACCTTGGGCATTATCTCACAAAGCCTGGAAAAAAAAATATTACTACGCTTTATTTGAAAAACCAGCTCTCCAACAGGCTAGTGCTATCCAAGTGCTTGCCAGTACTGAAGGTGAGAATATGAAGGATTTGGCGTTTAAAACTCCTAGATTTGTTATTCCTAATGGCATCTACCCGCCAAAATTTGCCAAATTAGCAAACCCTGATATTTTCTTCCATCAATTTTCGATAACCCGAAATAAAACCCTAATTTTGTTTTTGGGTCGCCTTGATCCCAAAAAAGGACTAGATTTACTCGCTCCTGCTTTTGCTAAAGTTCATCGTCAGTTTCCGCAGACGCATTTAGTTATAGCTGGACCCGATAATATTGGCTTTTTGCCCACAGCTAAGCGCTATTTTACACAAGCAAGCTGTCTAGATGCTGTCACTTTTACAGGGATGCTCACCGGATCATTGAAATATGCAGCTCTAGCCGCCGCTACTCTATACGTTGCTCCGTCTTACTCGGAAGGCTTCAGTATATCTGTCTTAGAAGGAATGGCGTCAGGATTACCCTGTATAATTACCACAGGCTGCAATTTCCCCGAAGCGGCTGATGCTAAAGCCGCTCATGTTGTGGCAATTGATACCGATGCTATTGCTGATGCTTTAATTGACTGCTTAAATAAACCTGAACAAGCCAAAGCGATGGGAACTCGCGCCCGTGAATTCATCTTTCAAAATTATACTTGGGAACAAGCGGCGAAAAAACTGATCCGAGTTTACACTGCTATTATTGAAGGAAAACCTTTACCAGAAGATTTAACCTATAGCCAGTGA
- a CDS encoding DnaJ C-terminal domain-containing protein translates to MQNFRNYYEILGVTPDASNDEIKKAFRRLARKYHPDVNPGDKTAEERFKDINEANEVLSDPSRRSQYDQVGNFFKKKGFTRKAAKTSPVRTTFSRNGRGRTSSQEVDYSEFGDFNSFVEQLLGRRPPRPGMGTERTGGRVESSDSFRPGTRKTAYRANSSAQPKNVEARLTLPLEKAYTGGIERIRLEDGRSLEVELPGNMVTNQRVRLRGQGIAGGDLFLIITVSPHPFFKLRGSDIICQLPVTAAEAVLGTPVDVPTLDGRVKMNIPAGVQSGQRLRLANKGYPLEGERGDQLVEIQIVVPKTPSPQARELYQKLLE, encoded by the coding sequence ATGCAAAACTTTCGGAATTATTACGAGATTTTAGGAGTTACCCCCGATGCATCCAATGATGAGATAAAAAAAGCATTTCGGCGACTCGCCCGTAAATATCACCCGGATGTAAATCCAGGGGATAAGACGGCTGAGGAACGGTTTAAGGATATTAACGAAGCCAACGAAGTTCTGTCTGATCCAAGCAGGCGATCGCAGTATGATCAGGTTGGCAATTTCTTTAAGAAGAAAGGATTTACCCGTAAGGCGGCGAAAACCAGTCCAGTCAGAACCACCTTCTCCCGTAATGGTCGGGGGCGTACTTCTAGCCAAGAAGTGGACTATAGTGAGTTTGGTGACTTTAACAGCTTTGTTGAACAACTTCTAGGACGCCGTCCGCCTCGTCCTGGTATGGGAACGGAACGGACAGGAGGGCGAGTTGAGTCCTCAGATTCGTTTCGTCCTGGAACCCGAAAAACAGCTTATAGAGCTAATTCTAGCGCCCAGCCGAAAAATGTAGAGGCGCGATTAACATTGCCATTAGAAAAAGCCTATACCGGGGGAATTGAGCGAATCCGCCTCGAAGATGGTCGATCCTTAGAAGTTGAATTACCCGGAAATATGGTCACGAATCAGCGAGTACGCCTCAGGGGTCAGGGAATCGCTGGTGGGGATTTATTTTTAATTATTACAGTTTCGCCGCATCCGTTCTTTAAGCTGAGAGGGTCAGATATTATTTGCCAGTTACCCGTGACAGCCGCCGAAGCGGTATTGGGAACGCCTGTAGACGTACCAACTCTAGATGGGCGAGTGAAAATGAATATTCCGGCGGGAGTGCAATCCGGTCAACGATTACGCCTCGCGAATAAGGGGTATCCTCTGGAAGGGGAACGGGGTGATCAGTTAGTCGAGATTCAAATTGTGGTGCCAAAAACGCCAAGTCCCCAAGCGCGGGAATTGTATCAGAAGTTGTTAGAA
- a CDS encoding glycosyltransferase family 4 protein, producing the protein MSDQVPPWICCQLGAREHYAIPRALHQQGKLAHLITDAWVLPQSPLNLLPTHWLANLRDRFHPDLAQASVNAFTHSLIRFELAQRLQKTSGWTRLIARNHWFQQRAVELLETITPKLNARPILFAYSYAALELFRYAKTQGWQTILGQIDPGSVEETLVRQEHIRHPDYQSTWQPAPPEYWMNWQEECLLADRIIVNSPWSSQALQQVGIPVNKMNIIPLAYNPPETASNFERIYPSAFSAERPLRVLFLGQVILRKGVAALLEAAKLLQDQPIEFWLVGSLGIARSAKMYGKVQWIGSIPRRQTTQYYQRADVFLFPTLSDGFGLVQLEAQAWKLPIIASRFCGEVVNDRVNGLILPEVTGEAIALALEFCLNNPGQLQAFAEAASDMSEFSLSQLHHHLQSLPYAHL; encoded by the coding sequence ATGTCTGATCAAGTGCCACCATGGATTTGCTGTCAACTGGGAGCCCGTGAACATTATGCTATCCCACGGGCATTACACCAACAGGGAAAACTAGCTCACCTGATCACCGATGCTTGGGTATTACCTCAATCTCCACTAAACTTGTTACCTACACATTGGTTAGCGAATTTACGCGATCGCTTCCACCCTGACTTAGCCCAAGCCTCTGTTAACGCCTTCACTCACTCTTTGATTCGCTTTGAGCTGGCGCAACGCTTGCAAAAAACCTCAGGATGGACACGTCTTATTGCCCGTAATCACTGGTTTCAACAACGAGCTGTTGAGTTACTCGAAACCATCACGCCAAAACTTAACGCTCGTCCTATCCTCTTTGCCTACAGTTATGCAGCCTTAGAACTTTTCCGCTATGCCAAAACCCAGGGTTGGCAAACTATACTAGGTCAAATCGATCCCGGATCTGTCGAGGAAACATTAGTTCGACAGGAACATATTAGACATCCGGACTACCAGTCTACTTGGCAACCCGCACCACCTGAATACTGGATGAACTGGCAAGAAGAATGTTTACTAGCTGACCGAATTATCGTTAATTCTCCCTGGTCAAGCCAAGCCTTGCAACAAGTCGGAATTCCGGTCAATAAGATGAATATTATTCCCCTTGCCTACAACCCCCCTGAGACAGCCAGCAATTTTGAGCGAATTTACCCCTCAGCTTTCTCGGCTGAACGTCCTTTACGAGTGCTGTTCCTCGGTCAAGTGATACTACGCAAAGGCGTTGCCGCACTGCTAGAGGCGGCTAAACTACTACAAGATCAACCGATAGAATTCTGGTTAGTTGGTTCTCTAGGCATTGCTAGGTCAGCTAAAATGTACGGGAAGGTGCAGTGGATTGGTTCCATCCCTCGCCGTCAAACAACCCAGTACTATCAACGTGCCGATGTTTTCCTATTTCCTACCCTATCTGATGGTTTTGGCTTGGTTCAACTAGAAGCACAGGCATGGAAGCTGCCGATAATAGCGTCCAGATTTTGTGGTGAAGTTGTGAACGATCGAGTCAATGGGCTAATCTTACCAGAAGTCACCGGGGAAGCGATCGCTCTCGCCCTTGAATTCTGCTTAAATAATCCTGGGCAGCTCCAAGCCTTTGCCGAAGCAGCTAGTGATATGTCTGAGTTTAGCCTATCGCAGTTGCATCACCATCTTCAATCTTTACCCTATGCACATCTTTGA
- a CDS encoding sulfotransferase family protein, whose translation MIDTLKPLLRSFKYSWLNYSAELKTRHYQNTNSTLDSRQLVFLIGCGRSGTTLLGSILSHHDNISYLFEPYHLWAAIDPKTDALNLYSQIEPNLLMNANYWSETAQARFNYLIRGYKSSKNKGVMLEKTPLNAMRIGYLNAFAPKAKFIHLVRDGVDVSLSIERIASINSYKIFGKPQLNQWWGVKNSKWNALLRDGIVAGYFPDEVHHLQNHRSKAAYEWLVSLGEVDKWREYLGSRVYEITYNELTLQPETTLQNICKFLELDSPPIWLSQAIQMIKPPNLSQANRISLPSAMCEAFNSYQERFAFPNRAIPLKLI comes from the coding sequence ATGATTGATACACTCAAGCCTTTGTTACGCTCCTTCAAATATAGTTGGCTTAACTATAGTGCTGAATTAAAAACTAGACATTATCAAAATACAAACTCTACTTTAGATTCTCGGCAACTGGTCTTTTTGATCGGTTGTGGTCGTTCCGGTACTACTCTACTTGGTTCTATTTTATCTCATCACGACAATATTTCCTATTTATTTGAACCTTACCATCTCTGGGCAGCAATTGATCCCAAAACTGATGCCCTCAATCTTTATTCTCAAATCGAGCCGAATTTGTTAATGAATGCTAATTACTGGAGTGAGACTGCACAAGCTCGTTTCAATTATTTAATCCGGGGATATAAAAGTAGCAAAAACAAGGGTGTAATGCTTGAAAAAACACCCTTAAACGCTATGAGAATTGGCTATCTTAACGCTTTTGCTCCCAAAGCTAAGTTTATTCATCTTGTGCGAGATGGGGTAGATGTTTCCCTTTCCATTGAACGTATTGCCTCAATCAACAGTTATAAAATTTTTGGGAAACCTCAACTCAATCAGTGGTGGGGAGTTAAAAACTCTAAGTGGAACGCTTTGTTGCGAGATGGAATAGTCGCCGGATACTTCCCTGATGAAGTCCATCATCTCCAAAACCACCGTTCAAAAGCAGCGTATGAATGGCTAGTCAGCTTAGGTGAGGTAGATAAATGGCGTGAATATCTAGGTTCTCGTGTCTATGAAATTACATACAATGAGTTGACATTACAGCCAGAAACTACATTACAAAATATCTGTAAATTCTTAGAATTAGATAGTCCCCCAATATGGTTGAGTCAAGCCATTCAGATGATAAAACCGCCTAACTTGAGCCAAGCCAATAGAATTAGTTTACCATCAGCCATGTGTGAGGCATTCAACTCTTATCAAGAACGATTTGCTTTCCCAAATCGGGCTATCCCCTTAAAACTTATCTGA
- a CDS encoding dolichyl-phosphate-mannose--protein mannosyltransferase, protein MIGNHKLHHLSTYWFRLGLIAIFLASVLLRSWGLGRFNMLVFDEVYYAKFANNYLTGIDFFNAHPPLSQYIIAIGMWLGSHFPWDQQSMNGLAGSLRSTWSYRWLNALTGSFIPLVVAGIAYQLNRRRSYALIAALLAGADGLFLVESRYALNNVYLVILGLLGNLCLLIALNQSQSKRWIILALSGAFFGASACIKWNGLWFLFGIYLLWGIAWLLQGRGDSSKFKPWVGAGLFASRSKRDDSSETRRDKPCTTAKRRGNTQHSILKTPLVNLTQLNGIQFLGNFALIPALTYSLLWIPHLIMNPQPGFLEAHYRILTFHEKIGSGPDVHPYCSKWYTWLIMLRPVAYFYQTAQSTREQVPAYPPLPKGYGQVIYDVHAMGNPILWWLSTAAILLLLLLLLQRIWSGMRGYFPPTTVNYISLYLGLNWLAQLLPWIGVSRCTFLYHYMGASVFSGLGLAWLIDRWLHREQESWQIAAITVISLILLAFVFWLPIYLGLPLSPEGHQLRMWFRSWI, encoded by the coding sequence ATGATTGGGAATCATAAATTACATCACTTATCAACGTATTGGTTTCGCCTTGGATTAATCGCTATTTTTTTAGCCTCAGTCCTACTTCGATCTTGGGGATTAGGTCGATTTAATATGCTGGTATTTGACGAGGTGTATTATGCCAAATTTGCCAATAACTATTTAACCGGAATAGACTTTTTCAATGCCCACCCGCCCTTGAGCCAATATATTATCGCGATCGGGATGTGGCTGGGTTCTCATTTTCCCTGGGATCAGCAGTCCATGAATGGTTTGGCGGGTTCATTACGATCGACTTGGAGTTATCGTTGGCTGAATGCGCTCACGGGTTCGTTTATCCCCTTAGTTGTCGCCGGAATTGCCTATCAGCTTAATCGGCGTCGCAGCTATGCGTTAATCGCCGCTTTGTTAGCCGGGGCGGATGGTCTATTTTTAGTTGAGTCTCGCTACGCACTGAATAATGTCTATTTGGTTATTTTGGGATTATTGGGGAATTTATGTTTGTTAATCGCACTCAATCAATCTCAGTCGAAACGCTGGATAATTTTGGCATTATCGGGGGCTTTTTTCGGCGCGTCTGCTTGTATTAAATGGAATGGCTTATGGTTTTTATTCGGGATTTATCTTCTGTGGGGAATCGCTTGGTTGCTTCAGGGGAGAGGAGATAGTTCAAAATTTAAACCTTGGGTTGGGGCGGGTTTATTTGCATCTAGGTCAAAACGAGACGATAGTAGTGAAACCCGCCGCGACAAACCATGCACTACAGCGAAGCGAAGGGGCAACACTCAACACTCAATACTTAAAACTCCCTTAGTTAATCTAACTCAATTAAACGGGATTCAATTTTTAGGAAATTTTGCTCTAATTCCAGCACTAACCTATAGCTTACTCTGGATTCCACACCTAATAATGAATCCCCAACCGGGATTTTTGGAAGCCCACTATAGAATTTTGACGTTTCACGAAAAAATCGGTAGCGGACCCGATGTTCATCCCTACTGTTCTAAATGGTACACTTGGCTAATTATGCTGCGACCTGTGGCTTACTTTTACCAAACTGCCCAGAGTACCCGCGAACAAGTCCCGGCTTACCCTCCGTTACCCAAGGGATATGGTCAGGTGATTTATGATGTCCATGCGATGGGAAATCCTATCCTTTGGTGGTTATCAACAGCAGCCATTTTATTGTTACTGTTGCTGTTGCTACAGCGTATTTGGTCAGGAATGCGTGGCTATTTTCCGCCGACAACAGTGAATTATATTAGTCTCTATTTAGGTCTTAACTGGCTGGCTCAGTTATTACCTTGGATTGGGGTCAGTCGCTGTACATTTTTATACCACTATATGGGAGCTTCTGTGTTTTCTGGGTTAGGGTTAGCTTGGCTGATTGACCGTTGGCTACATCGAGAGCAAGAATCTTGGCAAATCGCGGCGATAACGGTTATCAGTTTAATTCTGTTGGCATTCGTATTTTGGTTGCCGATTTATTTAGGATTACCTCTATCTCCTGAGGGTCATCAACTGCGAATGTGGTTCCGTTCTTGGATTTAG
- a CDS encoding glycosyltransferase family 4 protein: MHIVVIFYNIGGYHAARLNATSVACKPKNWRLTAVQVTDNTQERPWGNIKNEIKFPLKTLLPTETTPSTIDRRPWSKVAASLIPSCLDSLKPDILAIPGWGFPISKAALTWSKRHRVPAILMSESKWDDERRQWWKEQIKSWLYVRNYKAALVGGQLHQDYLLKLGFDKNRIFLGYNAVDNQYFCLGAEEARKNPLAARQRQPKIPKNPYFLVVTRLIKRKNVFCLVEAFFAYRQQIGKEKAWDIVICGSGEEEPSIRTLISQKRLNACVHLPGFISYQAIPDWYGLAQAFVHPAIQEPWGLVVNEACAAGLPILCSHTVGACHELVRHGYNGLLFDPESQENMTDTLLAMHHKSSEARIKMGKFSQTIVANYSPQHFAEGLFKAIETALMFKSQ, encoded by the coding sequence ATGCATATTGTAGTGATTTTCTATAATATTGGAGGTTATCATGCGGCTCGCCTAAATGCGACATCTGTTGCCTGTAAACCCAAAAATTGGCGCTTAACTGCTGTCCAAGTTACGGATAATACCCAAGAACGCCCCTGGGGGAATATAAAGAATGAAATTAAATTTCCCCTGAAAACATTATTGCCCACAGAAACGACTCCCTCTACTATTGATCGCCGTCCTTGGTCAAAAGTGGCAGCTTCTTTAATTCCCTCTTGTCTAGACAGTCTAAAACCTGATATTCTGGCGATTCCTGGATGGGGTTTTCCTATATCTAAAGCTGCACTGACTTGGAGTAAGCGACACCGAGTTCCTGCAATTTTAATGAGCGAAAGTAAATGGGATGATGAAAGACGACAATGGTGGAAAGAACAGATAAAATCCTGGCTGTATGTGAGAAACTATAAAGCCGCCCTGGTCGGAGGTCAACTTCATCAAGATTATCTACTTAAGTTAGGTTTTGATAAAAATCGTATCTTTCTAGGCTACAATGCTGTCGATAACCAATATTTTTGTTTAGGTGCAGAGGAGGCACGTAAAAATCCGCTTGCGGCAAGACAACGCCAGCCCAAGATACCCAAAAACCCCTATTTTTTGGTCGTCACTCGGTTGATTAAACGCAAAAATGTTTTTTGTCTTGTAGAAGCTTTTTTTGCTTATCGGCAACAAATTGGAAAAGAGAAAGCTTGGGATATTGTTATCTGTGGTAGTGGCGAAGAAGAACCCTCGATTCGCACGCTTATTAGCCAGAAAAGACTAAACGCCTGTGTTCATCTCCCCGGCTTTATCAGTTACCAAGCAATCCCCGATTGGTATGGTTTGGCCCAGGCTTTTGTGCATCCTGCTATACAAGAACCTTGGGGATTAGTTGTGAATGAAGCTTGTGCGGCTGGGTTGCCAATATTATGTAGTCATACGGTAGGAGCTTGTCATGAACTTGTTCGTCATGGTTATAATGGCTTATTATTCGATCCAGAAAGTCAAGAAAATATGACTGATACCTTATTAGCCATGCATCATAAATCTTCAGAGGCACGTATTAAAATGGGGAAGTTCAGCCAAACTATTGTTGCGAATTATAGTCCCCAGCATTTTGCTGAAGGTCTATTTAAAGCAATTGAAACTGCACTAATGTTCAAGTCACAGTAA
- a CDS encoding YdcF family protein: MKGVYCCHKRYRFLGWVSVTLILLLIGIIPLRLAIAQYQSPHPQAILTLGGGRDREKFTAQFAQTHPSLDIWVSSGSPPDVLYAIFQNANIPIQRVHLDYRAVDTVTNFTSLVADFKRRNIQHIYLITSDYHIPRAKAIAILVLGSQSITFTPVAVPSNQPPESWLRILRDSIRALLWIITGHTGARLKPQLISHLSFVIRPLLFLSYIIYENLCEPLR; this comes from the coding sequence GTGAAGGGTGTTTATTGCTGTCACAAACGATATCGTTTTTTGGGTTGGGTCAGTGTTACCCTCATCTTACTATTGATTGGTATCATTCCCCTGCGGCTGGCGATCGCACAATACCAATCCCCTCATCCCCAAGCTATTCTAACCTTAGGCGGTGGGCGCGATCGCGAAAAATTTACAGCCCAATTTGCCCAAACTCACCCTTCCCTCGATATCTGGGTTTCCAGTGGTTCACCCCCAGACGTTTTGTATGCTATTTTCCAAAACGCCAATATTCCGATTCAGCGGGTTCATCTCGACTATCGCGCCGTCGATACCGTCACCAACTTTACCTCTCTCGTGGCGGACTTCAAACGCCGAAACATTCAACATATCTATCTAATCACCTCAGACTATCATATCCCTAGAGCCAAGGCGATCGCGATTCTGGTTCTGGGAAGCCAAAGCATCACCTTCACCCCCGTCGCCGTACCCTCCAACCAACCTCCTGAATCCTGGCTACGGATTCTTCGTGACAGCATTCGCGCCCTCCTCTGGATTATTACAGGTCATACTGGCGCTAGACTTAAGCCACAATTAATTAGTCATTTGTCCTTTGTCATTCGTCCTTTGTTATTTCTTAGTTATATTATTTATGAGAACCTCTGCGAACCTCTGCGCTAA
- a CDS encoding Uma2 family endonuclease: MVAIAKKILTFEEFLNWDDGSGRSFELFQGVAMPLSEPTAKHEDVVDGLCRLLNNHCQGLNLPYVPRQSKQVRLNNVPGENESSRKADIVVFTKEEWQRMRQTSASAAAYIPQPLVIEVVSTNWRDDYRIKLNEYETLGILEYWIVDYAGLGGIQYIGSPKQPTVTINRLIDDEYQAVRYQGDVKIMSPLFPLLELTTLQIVAMTQE; this comes from the coding sequence ATGGTTGCGATCGCAAAAAAAATCCTGACCTTCGAGGAATTTCTCAACTGGGATGACGGCTCCGGTAGGTCATTCGAGCTTTTCCAAGGAGTTGCTATGCCCCTCAGTGAACCCACAGCCAAACATGAAGACGTTGTTGATGGGCTTTGTCGTCTCCTGAACAACCACTGCCAAGGCTTGAATCTGCCTTATGTTCCCCGTCAGAGCAAACAAGTCCGGTTGAATAACGTCCCCGGTGAAAATGAGTCCAGTCGTAAAGCTGATATTGTCGTATTCACCAAAGAAGAATGGCAAAGAATGCGTCAAACTTCAGCATCTGCGGCAGCATACATACCACAACCCCTGGTTATTGAAGTTGTTAGCACTAATTGGCGGGACGATTACCGGATTAAATTAAATGAATACGAAACACTAGGAATTCTGGAATACTGGATCGTTGATTATGCCGGATTGGGAGGAATTCAATATATTGGATCTCCTAAACAACCCACTGTAACGATCAATCGTTTAATTGACGATGAATACCAGGCAGTACGATATCAAGGAGACGTGAAAATTATGTCCCCCCTGTTTCCTCTGTTAGAACTAACAACGCTTCAAATTGTGGCTATGACACAAGAGTAA
- a CDS encoding NCS2 family permease translates to MSHHDPNQEHSPANPSGQPAKQPGVLAKFFNFDRYHTTIRIELLAGFTTFMTMAYILVVNPGILSDAIFLQASGDLFNELVIATALSAAIATLVMGLWANYPLALAPGMGLNAFFTYSVVLGLGIDWRIALSAILIEGLIFIALTLSNVRHLIVKAIPDCLKRATAAGIGLFIAYIALSGAGIIAADAVTKTKLGDLSQPSTLIAIAGILITSAFVARRLTGALLWGILATAVLAWILGVSPLPQGIIGVPELPVDLVGSAIAGLAKINQVNSWDFLAVVFVFLFVDLFDTVGTLTGVGMQAGYINEQGELPRANQALMADAVGTTVGAVLGTSTVTTYIESASGIAEGGRTGFTAVVVAVLFMGSIFFIPLLSGIPAFATTPALVIVGVLMAGNLRGIHWDDPAESIPSFLTILMMPLTYSIAEGLAIGLITYPLIKGFQGKGNEVAIAVWVLAGIFVLRFIVMAMNSGG, encoded by the coding sequence ATGAGTCATCATGATCCAAATCAGGAGCATTCCCCTGCTAATCCGTCTGGACAACCAGCGAAACAGCCGGGAGTTTTGGCTAAATTCTTTAACTTTGATCGATACCACACTACGATCCGCATAGAACTATTGGCAGGGTTCACCACCTTTATGACGATGGCTTATATCTTGGTGGTGAATCCGGGAATTTTATCCGATGCTATTTTTTTACAAGCATCAGGAGATTTGTTTAATGAATTGGTCATCGCCACAGCACTTTCTGCGGCAATTGCTACCCTAGTTATGGGATTGTGGGCGAATTACCCCCTTGCCCTTGCCCCTGGTATGGGACTTAATGCCTTTTTTACCTACTCGGTGGTATTGGGATTAGGCATCGACTGGCGGATTGCCCTTTCTGCTATCTTAATCGAAGGGTTGATTTTTATTGCCCTAACCCTGTCAAATGTCCGTCATTTAATCGTCAAAGCGATTCCCGATTGTCTGAAACGGGCAACAGCGGCTGGAATTGGCTTATTTATCGCCTATATTGCCTTAAGTGGGGCGGGGATTATCGCTGCTGATGCAGTGACGAAGACGAAGTTAGGAGATTTGAGTCAACCTTCGACATTAATTGCGATCGCGGGTATCCTAATTACCTCGGCATTTGTCGCCCGTCGCCTCACCGGGGCGCTGTTATGGGGGATTTTGGCAACGGCGGTGCTAGCCTGGATTCTGGGTGTGTCTCCGTTACCCCAGGGGATTATTGGTGTTCCTGAGTTACCTGTGGATTTAGTTGGGAGTGCGATCGCGGGATTGGCGAAAATCAATCAGGTGAATAGCTGGGATTTCCTGGCGGTGGTGTTTGTTTTTCTGTTTGTGGATTTATTTGACACCGTGGGTACGCTGACTGGGGTGGGGATGCAGGCGGGGTATATTAACGAACAGGGAGAATTGCCTAGGGCGAATCAAGCATTGATGGCGGATGCGGTGGGGACAACGGTAGGGGCGGTTTTGGGAACCTCGACGGTGACAACCTATATTGAGTCGGCTTCGGGTATTGCTGAAGGGGGGCGCACGGGATTTACGGCTGTTGTTGTCGCGGTTTTGTTTATGGGTTCGATCTTCTTTATTCCGTTACTGTCGGGAATTCCAGCTTTTGCTACGACGCCAGCGTTGGTGATTGTGGGGGTATTGATGGCTGGAAATTTACGGGGGATTCACTGGGATGATCCGGCGGAGTCTATTCCTTCCTTTTTAACGATTTTAATGATGCCGTTGACGTATTCGATCGCGGAAGGGTTGGCGATTGGATTGATTACTTATCCTTTAATTAAAGGGTTTCAGGGGAAAGGAAATGAAGTCGCGATCGCGGTGTGGGTTTTGGCGGGGATTTTTGTGCTGCGTTTTATCGTGATGGCGATGAATAGTGGTGGATGA